ACTCATTCTCTTGTCACTTCCGGGCCATGGGATAATCAGAGACTTCTGGGCTGCCTTCACACACATGCTCTGTGATTTAACTAAGTATATTTCATCCTGTGAATGCTTCACCTCATAGCCCCTGTTTGTGGTGGTTCATCCACTACAAATCTCTTATTCTCTCCTGGTGTTTTCTAGGCTTACTAATAGGTTTTCTTGGGAGGAATTTAATGTGGCTTCATATCACTTATCTCTCTCACATAGCCCACCTGTTGTCCATCAGAAacgtttttgcttttattgccctACGGTGAAAAGAAGTAAAGGTATTTCCCAAACATAATTCTATTCCATAATTCcaattctctccctctgccctacCACTTCATTTTTCCTATTGTTCTCACTCTTATAAAAGCAAAGGATATAAATAAATCTCTCTAAAAGGTTCTTTTGAAGCTTCTCCCACTAAGCTTGGTATGAGGAGAAGGGTACCCCCCTCTCTGTTTGCAGGATTTGGGGCTCACCATACAGCTTTCTCAAAAAAAGCTCCACCACTTCACAAGAATCCCTCATTTCCAGCTCCTATCACTTTTTAGATCCACATCTATGCTGGGAGTCTCAAGAGTGATGAAATTGGGGGATGGTCTGGTTgtttagtggttaagtctgctttggcagtccggggtttgcaggttcagattccgggtgtggacctagcagcactcatcaagccacactatggcagcatcccacatagaagagaggaagattggcacagatgttagctcagtgacaattttcctcacacacagacaAAATTAGTTATGAAATTGATCATTGAGTACTTCCTATAAACATCTTCATTTTGGGTCTTCCAACTCACTTTGGTATCTTCCGTCTATCAAATCTTGGTGCCTCAGTTGAAACTTCTAGGTTAACATCCTgacccatgctgttccctcttcctatGGTCATCAAGACAAGATAGAACTTTTCGTGTCTAGATAATACTGATTTGTCAAGTCTCAGGTAAAGCAACGTCTTCTCCGGGAAATTTTTCATATCCCCTGCTGAGCTAATTATTCCTCCTCAGGACACAGCGTTCCATGTAAACAATTATGGTCCTTGGTTGAAGAACTCTGGAGTTCTGCCAAGATTGAAATATTACTTTCATTAAGTGCAATTTTAAGAAGTTCTTCAGCTTTTTGAGCCTGAGTTTTCCCACCATATTTCTTAGGGTTGTTATCAGGATTAAAGTAGATGATTTTAATGCATATTAAGCTCTTTGACCAGTACCTGAGACAAAGGAgttgacatttattttgttgctgaaTATCTGTATGTGTTTGGGGAGAAAGTATGGGTTATATTCCTGAAGGACAAGAAAGCAGTGTGTTGATTATcatataaagaaagtaaaatttaattaattctcCCTCAAAGGGATCATGGTCCCTGAATGCTTGGGTGCCTGGGTAAAGGAGAAGCCATATTGTCaccaaaatggaaaattctttagaaatgaaaatgtgaaacTCCAAAAACATTTTGTAACAACTTTAATATTGGGGAACCACCAGCTTTAATGGCTTCCATTCAATGATAACTGCTGAAGTGCCATAGAACCCTCAAAGTATTTTACAATCCCCACTATCCAAGAGAACTTTAGCCCCACTTTATTCAAGTCCTATAAACCAAATTCTATTTTACTTCTCTAATAGTTTCAAGAATAATTCCAGAAAAGATTTCTGAGTAGCAGCTGTGGAAAGAAGACAAGTGAGCTATATATTATTGTGGAAATAGGTTCATATAGGTGTTTTAAAACAAAGGTAAGTATCAGCTGGAGGAGTATGTTTTCTTACTCAGGAGTTTTCTCAAGGcctttttcatgtctttatttctcaGGCTATAAATGAAGGGATTCAACATGGGAATGGCCACTGTGTACATCAATGAAGCAATTATGTTATTGTTGTTGGCATTGTTGGATGAGGGAAGAAAATACAGACCAATAATTGCCCCATAGTAAAGTGTCACTACTGAGAGATGAGATCCACATGTTGACAAGGCTTTGCAGATGCCATGGGCAGAGGGAACTTGGAGGATGGTGGCCCCAATATGGCCATAAGAAACCAGGATGCCTAAGAATGGAAGCACAATTGTTGCTAATCCCACAGTAAAGATTGCCAATTTGTTGAGGGAAATGTCTGAGCAGGACAATTTGAGCAGGGCAGCAAGGTCACAGAAGAAGTGAGGGAGAGTGTGGTGAGCACAGAAGGAAAGCCGGGCCAGGAGGAGGGTGTGCAAAAGAGCACACGCATGGGCAATGAGCCAGGGCCTGGCCACCAGCATGATACAAACTCTCTGACTCACGATGGTGGTATAATGGAGAGGATGACAGATGGCCACATACCTGTCATAAGCCATTGAAGTGATCAGGAAACTGTCCAAATcagcaaagaagatgaaaaaatatgtCTGTGAAATGCATCCTGCATAGGGGATGGATTTGTGCTTAGTGTGCATGTTCATCAGCATCTTAGGGACGGTGACAGATGAGAAGGAGACATCAGTGAAGGCCAAGTggctgaggaagaagtacatgggggtgtggaggtgaGAGTCCAGCCTGATGAGCAGGATGATGAGTAGGTTCCCCAGCACCGTGATCAGGTACATGCCCAGGAACAGGATGAAGAACAGGCCCTCCTGCTCTGGCTCGATGGGGAGCCCAAGGAGGAGGAACTCATACACGCTGCTCTGGTTCTCTCCTCTCATACTGATATATCA
Above is a genomic segment from Equus przewalskii isolate Varuska chromosome 26, EquPr2, whole genome shotgun sequence containing:
- the LOC103555979 gene encoding olfactory receptor 1J1-like, producing the protein MRGENQSSVYEFLLLGLPIEPEQEGLFFILFLGMYLITVLGNLLIILLIRLDSHLHTPMYFFLSHLAFTDVSFSSVTVPKMLMNMHTKHKSIPYAGCISQTYFFIFFADLDSFLITSMAYDRYVAICHPLHYTTIVSQRVCIMLVARPWLIAHACALLHTLLLARLSFCAHHTLPHFFCDLAALLKLSCSDISLNKLAIFTVGLATIVLPFLGILVSYGHIGATILQVPSAHGICKALSTCGSHLSVVTLYYGAIIGLYFLPSSNNANNNNIIASLMYTVAIPMLNPFIYSLRNKDMKKALRKLLSKKTYSSS